Proteins co-encoded in one Actinomycetota bacterium genomic window:
- a CDS encoding LLM class flavin-dependent oxidoreductase, whose product MTPDQEVAYGAHLPLIDLGTPRSRHGLGAYARAAAGLGYRYLCANDHLVFGRPWLDGPTALGASIESSGDMTLVTTASLPVLRGPVQLAKTLAAIDILSGGRLVAGVGPGSSPGDYAAAGIGFQERWRRFDEALRVLRVLLHDDVHGFEGEFYSTRDVVLQPRPVQRPGPPIWVASWGSPAGLRRVARLGDGWLASAYNTTPERFRESLDRLAEERRRLGRTPGLLASAIATTWLHITEDKGEAERTLTGVLAPMLHRPAEALRSAPLLIGPAELCAERLTAWIEAGARRIFVWPLADEARQLELFRERVTSLVPRQP is encoded by the coding sequence ATGACCCCAGATCAGGAGGTGGCATATGGAGCTCACCTGCCGCTGATCGACCTCGGGACCCCACGGTCCCGGCATGGCCTCGGGGCCTACGCCCGTGCGGCGGCGGGGCTCGGCTACCGCTACCTCTGCGCCAACGACCACCTGGTCTTCGGCCGGCCGTGGCTCGACGGCCCGACCGCGCTCGGCGCGTCGATCGAGTCGTCAGGGGACATGACGCTCGTCACCACCGCCAGCCTTCCCGTGCTGCGCGGGCCGGTGCAGCTGGCCAAGACCCTGGCCGCGATCGACATCCTGTCCGGCGGCCGCCTGGTCGCCGGGGTGGGTCCTGGGTCCTCGCCGGGTGACTACGCGGCCGCCGGTATCGGGTTCCAGGAGCGATGGCGACGCTTCGACGAGGCCCTGCGGGTGCTGCGCGTGCTGCTCCACGACGACGTCCACGGGTTCGAGGGCGAGTTCTACTCGACCCGCGACGTCGTGCTCCAACCGCGGCCGGTGCAGCGACCCGGCCCGCCGATCTGGGTCGCGAGCTGGGGCTCGCCGGCCGGGCTGCGACGGGTGGCCCGCCTGGGCGACGGCTGGCTCGCGTCCGCCTACAACACCACGCCCGAGCGGTTCCGCGAGAGCCTGGACCGGCTCGCCGAGGAACGACGGCGCCTCGGCAGGACGCCGGGCCTGCTCGCGAGCGCGATCGCCACGACCTGGCTGCACATCACCGAGGACAAGGGCGAAGCCGAACGGACGCTGACCGGCGTGCTCGCGCCGATGCTGCACCGGCCGGCCGAGGCGCTGCGTTCCGCCCCCCTGCTGATCGGCCCGGCGGAGCTGTGCGCCGAGCGGCTCACCGCCTGGATCGAGGCGGGCGCGCGGCGGATCTTCGTCTGGCCGCTCGCCGACGAGGCCCGGCAGCTGGAGCTGTTCCGCGAGCGCGTCACCTCCCTCGTCCCACGGCAACCGTAG
- a CDS encoding class I SAM-dependent methyltransferase, whose protein sequence is MRASPEKKLLGSSRSVGDAAAIGARTLLTSELLCESVDLRAGERVLDVPCGSGSGALAAARRFCRAVGVDVPQLLERAQRRAEAEGLEVAFLEGDAEQLPFPDGSFEVVLSAGDAISAHDQEGTVEELLRVCRPGGRIGMVCWTPDGYVGELFAAIGRQLPATAALEAPILGGTQERLRELFGPEVAITAPRRSFLWRFPSAEHQVEYFGSFHDPTAKALQALGPDRAGALKAELLEVARRFDVSEDETLVLRLDYLEAVVRKPAWL, encoded by the coding sequence GTGCGCGCCAGCCCTGAGAAGAAGCTCCTGGGATCCAGCCGGTCGGTGGGCGACGCCGCCGCCATCGGAGCGCGGACCCTGCTCACCAGCGAGCTGCTCTGCGAATCGGTCGACCTGCGCGCCGGTGAGCGCGTGCTGGACGTACCCTGCGGCAGCGGCAGCGGCGCACTGGCCGCCGCCCGCCGCTTCTGCCGGGCCGTGGGCGTCGACGTTCCCCAGCTGCTGGAGCGGGCCCAGCGACGCGCCGAGGCCGAGGGCCTGGAGGTGGCCTTCCTGGAGGGCGACGCCGAGCAGCTCCCGTTCCCCGACGGCTCCTTCGAGGTCGTGCTGTCGGCCGGTGATGCCATCTCGGCCCACGACCAGGAGGGCACGGTCGAGGAGCTGCTCCGTGTCTGCCGGCCAGGTGGGCGGATCGGCATGGTCTGCTGGACCCCCGACGGCTATGTCGGCGAGCTGTTCGCCGCCATCGGCAGGCAGCTCCCGGCGACGGCAGCCCTCGAGGCGCCGATCCTGGGGGGCACCCAGGAGCGGCTGCGCGAGCTGTTCGGTCCCGAGGTGGCCATCACCGCCCCGCGGCGCAGCTTCCTGTGGCGCTTCCCATCGGCCGAGCACCAGGTGGAGTACTTCGGCAGCTTCCACGACCCGACCGCCAAGGCGCTGCAGGCGCTGGGCCCGGACCGTGCCGGCGCCCTGAAGGCCGAGCTGCTGGAGGTGGCCAGGCGCTTCGACGTGTCCGAGGACGAGACCCTGGTGCTGCGGCTCGACTACCTGGAGGCCGTCGTCCGGAAGCCGGCGTGGCTGTAG
- a CDS encoding LysR substrate-binding domain-containing protein, whose protein sequence is MLDPRRLRVLREVAGQGSFSAAAEALAFTQSAVSQQVAALERETGTRLVERGVRPVRLTDAGRALLVHAEAVLARLDEAQQELGEIAGLRRGRLRLASFPTAIATLVPRAVALFNQRHPEVDLTVVDEHQQGLVPMLARWELDLALIYDHEALPGPEVRLERTQLLDDPFELVVPDGHRLARRASVALEALAGETWIGGTPDGAYAQIILHSCRAAGFEPRVVFGSDDYNAVQAFVAVGLGVAILPRLALSFPRPGLTRVALTDPPVRRIAAARLAASFRSAATASMLGVLKETAGTWAGVGRHDAPVTAGTAGRRLGRHASNG, encoded by the coding sequence ATGCTGGATCCTCGCCGGCTCCGTGTGCTGCGGGAGGTCGCCGGCCAGGGCTCGTTCTCGGCCGCGGCCGAGGCGCTCGCGTTCACGCAGTCGGCGGTCAGCCAGCAGGTCGCCGCCCTCGAGCGGGAGACGGGCACCAGGCTCGTCGAACGTGGCGTGCGACCGGTGCGCCTCACCGACGCCGGCCGCGCCCTGCTGGTGCACGCCGAGGCGGTCCTCGCCCGCCTGGACGAGGCCCAGCAGGAGCTCGGGGAGATCGCCGGGTTGCGGCGGGGCCGCCTGCGGCTGGCCAGCTTCCCCACCGCCATCGCCACGCTCGTCCCCCGGGCCGTCGCGCTGTTCAACCAGCGCCACCCCGAGGTCGACCTGACCGTGGTCGACGAGCACCAGCAGGGGCTGGTCCCGATGCTTGCCCGCTGGGAGCTGGACCTTGCCCTCATCTACGACCACGAGGCCCTGCCCGGGCCCGAGGTGCGTCTGGAGCGGACCCAGCTGCTGGACGACCCGTTCGAGCTCGTCGTGCCCGACGGCCACCGCCTCGCTCGCCGCGCGTCGGTCGCTCTGGAGGCGCTCGCCGGCGAGACCTGGATCGGCGGCACACCGGACGGCGCCTACGCCCAGATCATCCTCCACAGCTGCCGGGCGGCCGGCTTCGAGCCACGCGTCGTCTTCGGCAGCGACGACTACAACGCCGTGCAGGCCTTTGTCGCTGTCGGCCTGGGGGTTGCCATCCTTCCCCGCCTGGCGCTCTCGTTCCCGCGACCGGGCCTCACGCGCGTCGCCCTGACCGACCCGCCGGTGCGGCGAATCGCCGCCGCCCGGCTGGCGGCCAGCTTCCGCTCGGCGGCCACGGCGTCGATGCTCGGGGTCCTGAAGGAAACGGCGGGTACCTGGGCTGGTGTCGGACGGCACGATGCGCCGGTGACGGCCGGCACCGCCGGCCGCCGCCTCGGGCGTCATGCTTCGAATGGATAG